One stretch of Argiope bruennichi chromosome 3, qqArgBrue1.1, whole genome shotgun sequence DNA includes these proteins:
- the LOC129962620 gene encoding heterogeneous nuclear ribonucleoprotein A1, A2/B1 homolog isoform X2: MGSNSEPEQFRKLFIGGLNYKTTEETLKSYFSKYGEIVDCVVMKDPNTRRSRGFGFVTYKNAHMVDDAQAARPHTIDGREVEPKRAVPREDAGKPEAQVTVKKIFIAGVKDDVEEQDLRDYFGEYGNITSVNIVVDKTTGKRKGFAFVEFDDYDPVDKIVLKKHMLKGKKADVKKALSKQEMEDLKRKKEMKSFGAGGGRGSWKAGPDNYGGQGGYGGGYGSAGNGTYGGRSGPPAWNDGYANDYPAPDYMAGGSSNGGWGSDYGPSGGYSSGSAGPIRSSRGGGGGGGYSNRSAGPYGGGYGSNRGGYGSYRR; the protein is encoded by the exons ATGGGATCAAAC AGTGAACCTGAACAGTTCCGTAAGCTTTTTATTGGTGGCTTGAATTACAAAACTACTGAAGAAACCTTAAAGTCATATTTCAGTAAATATGGTGAAATAGTTGATTGTGTTGTCATGAAGGACCCCAATACCCGCCGTTCTCGTGGTTTTGGCTTTGTTACTTATAAGAATGCCCACATGGTAGATGATGCTCAAGCTGCTAGACCACACACCATTGATGGCCGTGAAGTTGAACCAAAACGTGCTGTACCCAGAgag GATGCTGGAAAACCAGAAGCCCAGGTGacagtcaaaaaaatttttattgctggtGTAAAGGATGATGTAGAAGAACAAGATTTAAGGGATTATTTTGGAGAATATGGAAACATCACGAGTGTTAATATTGTTGTTGACAAAACCACTGGAAAAAGGAAAGGATTTGCTTTTGTTGAGTTTGATGATTATGATCCTGTGGATAAAATTGTGT TGAAAAAACACATGCTTAAGGGGAAAAAAGCTGATGTTAAGAAAGCTCTGTCAAAGCAAGAAATGGAAgatcttaaaagaaaaaaggaaatgaaatccTTTGGAG cTGGTGGTGGACGTGGTTCCTGGAAAGCTGGTCCAGATAACTATGGTGGACAAG GTGGTTATGGTGGAGGGTATGGCAGTGCTGGTAATGGTACCTATGGTGGTAGAAGTGGTCCTCCTGCCTGGAATGATGGTTATGCAAATGATTATCCTGCTCCTGATTATATGGCTG GTGGCTCTTCTAATGGTGGCTGGGGTTCTGATTATGGACCTTCTGGAGGCTATTCCTCTGGAAGTGCTGGTCCAATACGCAGCTCaagaggaggaggaggaggtgGTGGTTATTCCAACAGAAGTGCTGGTCCTTATGGTG gTGGATATGGTTCTAACAGAGGTGGATATGGTAGCTACCGACGATAA
- the LOC129962620 gene encoding heterogeneous nuclear ribonucleoprotein A1, A2/B1 homolog isoform X1, which translates to MGSNRQSEPEQFRKLFIGGLNYKTTEETLKSYFSKYGEIVDCVVMKDPNTRRSRGFGFVTYKNAHMVDDAQAARPHTIDGREVEPKRAVPREDAGKPEAQVTVKKIFIAGVKDDVEEQDLRDYFGEYGNITSVNIVVDKTTGKRKGFAFVEFDDYDPVDKIVLKKHMLKGKKADVKKALSKQEMEDLKRKKEMKSFGAGGGRGSWKAGPDNYGGQGGYGGGYGSAGNGTYGGRSGPPAWNDGYANDYPAPDYMAGGSSNGGWGSDYGPSGGYSSGSAGPIRSSRGGGGGGGYSNRSAGPYGGGYGSNRGGYGSYRR; encoded by the exons ATGGGATCAAAC AGACAGAGTGAACCTGAACAGTTCCGTAAGCTTTTTATTGGTGGCTTGAATTACAAAACTACTGAAGAAACCTTAAAGTCATATTTCAGTAAATATGGTGAAATAGTTGATTGTGTTGTCATGAAGGACCCCAATACCCGCCGTTCTCGTGGTTTTGGCTTTGTTACTTATAAGAATGCCCACATGGTAGATGATGCTCAAGCTGCTAGACCACACACCATTGATGGCCGTGAAGTTGAACCAAAACGTGCTGTACCCAGAgag GATGCTGGAAAACCAGAAGCCCAGGTGacagtcaaaaaaatttttattgctggtGTAAAGGATGATGTAGAAGAACAAGATTTAAGGGATTATTTTGGAGAATATGGAAACATCACGAGTGTTAATATTGTTGTTGACAAAACCACTGGAAAAAGGAAAGGATTTGCTTTTGTTGAGTTTGATGATTATGATCCTGTGGATAAAATTGTGT TGAAAAAACACATGCTTAAGGGGAAAAAAGCTGATGTTAAGAAAGCTCTGTCAAAGCAAGAAATGGAAgatcttaaaagaaaaaaggaaatgaaatccTTTGGAG cTGGTGGTGGACGTGGTTCCTGGAAAGCTGGTCCAGATAACTATGGTGGACAAG GTGGTTATGGTGGAGGGTATGGCAGTGCTGGTAATGGTACCTATGGTGGTAGAAGTGGTCCTCCTGCCTGGAATGATGGTTATGCAAATGATTATCCTGCTCCTGATTATATGGCTG GTGGCTCTTCTAATGGTGGCTGGGGTTCTGATTATGGACCTTCTGGAGGCTATTCCTCTGGAAGTGCTGGTCCAATACGCAGCTCaagaggaggaggaggaggtgGTGGTTATTCCAACAGAAGTGCTGGTCCTTATGGTG gTGGATATGGTTCTAACAGAGGTGGATATGGTAGCTACCGACGATAA
- the LOC129962619 gene encoding UDP-N-acetylglucosamine transporter-like isoform X3, translating to MNKMSIINMENVMKKDGLPPPYEMPPKAKHMMKYASLATLTLQNASLNLMMRYARMQKELFISSTAVVMAEILKLLICLFMVGFEEGNFWLLIGVLKKDILKQPIDTLKVAIPSFVYLLQNNLLYVGATHLDAATCQVTYQLKILTTALLSVLMLKKKLSVQQWISLVTLFAGVAIVQLAQLNAPTSGETNHEQKPFLGMVAIVVACCLSGFAGVYFEKILKSTDEISVWMRNIQLCIASIPLGFGTIYFMDRDEVSTKGFFYAYNSIVWVVILLQAGGGIVVALVVKYADNILKGFATSLAIILSCITSMYFLNFHLTGQFVVGAALVMGSVYLYSRPQNSAVAYKK from the exons ATGAACAAAATGTCGATAATAAAT atgGAAAACGTCATGAAAAAAGACGGACTTCCACCTCCATATGAAATGCCACCAA aGGCAAAACACATGATGAAATATGCATCATTGGCTACTCTTACATTGCAAAATGCTTCTTTGAATTTGATGATGCGGTATGCACGGATgcagaaagaattatttatatcaagCACGGCTGTTGTGATGGCAGAGATCCTGAAGCTTTTAATTTGCCTTTTCATGGTTGGATTTGAAGAAGGAAACTTTTGGTTGCTTATAGGTgtcttaaaaaaagatattcttaagCAACCCATTGACACATTAAAG gTTGCCATTCCATCATTTGTGTATTTGTTACAGAACAATCTTTTATATGTAGGTGCAACACATTTAGATGCTGCTACTTGCCAG GTGACATATCAACTTAAAATCCTAACCACAGCACTTCTTTCTGTTCTCATGTTAAAAAAGAAGTTAAGTGTACAGCAGTGGATTTCTCTTGTTACACTTTTTGCTGGTGTGGCCATTGTTCAGCTGGCTCAGCTGAATGCCCCTACTTCTGGTGAAACCAACCATGAACAAAAGCCATTCTTGGGAATGGTGGCTATTGTTGTTGCTTGCTGTCTGTCTGGATTTGCTggagtttattttgaaaagattctCAAGAGTACGGATGAAATCTCTGTGTGGATGAGGAATATTCAGTTATGTATTGCATCAATTCCTCTTGGTTTTGGGACCATCTACTTCATGGATAGGGATGAAGTATCAACGAAAGGTTTCTTCTATGCCTATAATTCAATTGTGTGGGTTGTCATTTTACTTCAAGCTGGAGGAGGCATTGTTGTGGCACTCGTTGTCAAATATGCTGATAATATTTTGAAGGGCTTTGCCACTTCTTTAGCCATTATCTTGTCTTGTATCACTTCCATgtactttttgaattttcatctAACGGGCCAATTTGTAGTTGGAGCTGCACTTGTTATGGGATCTGTGTATTTGTATAGTCGGCCACAAAATAGTGCTGTTGcttacaaaaaataa
- the LOC129962619 gene encoding UDP-N-acetylglucosamine transporter-like isoform X1, translated as MNKMSIINMENVMKKDGLPPPYEMPPSEAQYFEKLYFKAKHMMKYASLATLTLQNASLNLMMRYARMQKELFISSTAVVMAEILKLLICLFMVGFEEGNFWLLIGVLKKDILKQPIDTLKVAIPSFVYLLQNNLLYVGATHLDAATCQVTYQLKILTTALLSVLMLKKKLSVQQWISLVTLFAGVAIVQLAQLNAPTSGETNHEQKPFLGMVAIVVACCLSGFAGVYFEKILKSTDEISVWMRNIQLCIASIPLGFGTIYFMDRDEVSTKGFFYAYNSIVWVVILLQAGGGIVVALVVKYADNILKGFATSLAIILSCITSMYFLNFHLTGQFVVGAALVMGSVYLYSRPQNSAVAYKK; from the exons ATGAACAAAATGTCGATAATAAAT atgGAAAACGTCATGAAAAAAGACGGACTTCCACCTCCATATGAAATGCCACCAAGTGAGGctcagtattttgaaaaactttatttta aGGCAAAACACATGATGAAATATGCATCATTGGCTACTCTTACATTGCAAAATGCTTCTTTGAATTTGATGATGCGGTATGCACGGATgcagaaagaattatttatatcaagCACGGCTGTTGTGATGGCAGAGATCCTGAAGCTTTTAATTTGCCTTTTCATGGTTGGATTTGAAGAAGGAAACTTTTGGTTGCTTATAGGTgtcttaaaaaaagatattcttaagCAACCCATTGACACATTAAAG gTTGCCATTCCATCATTTGTGTATTTGTTACAGAACAATCTTTTATATGTAGGTGCAACACATTTAGATGCTGCTACTTGCCAG GTGACATATCAACTTAAAATCCTAACCACAGCACTTCTTTCTGTTCTCATGTTAAAAAAGAAGTTAAGTGTACAGCAGTGGATTTCTCTTGTTACACTTTTTGCTGGTGTGGCCATTGTTCAGCTGGCTCAGCTGAATGCCCCTACTTCTGGTGAAACCAACCATGAACAAAAGCCATTCTTGGGAATGGTGGCTATTGTTGTTGCTTGCTGTCTGTCTGGATTTGCTggagtttattttgaaaagattctCAAGAGTACGGATGAAATCTCTGTGTGGATGAGGAATATTCAGTTATGTATTGCATCAATTCCTCTTGGTTTTGGGACCATCTACTTCATGGATAGGGATGAAGTATCAACGAAAGGTTTCTTCTATGCCTATAATTCAATTGTGTGGGTTGTCATTTTACTTCAAGCTGGAGGAGGCATTGTTGTGGCACTCGTTGTCAAATATGCTGATAATATTTTGAAGGGCTTTGCCACTTCTTTAGCCATTATCTTGTCTTGTATCACTTCCATgtactttttgaattttcatctAACGGGCCAATTTGTAGTTGGAGCTGCACTTGTTATGGGATCTGTGTATTTGTATAGTCGGCCACAAAATAGTGCTGTTGcttacaaaaaataa
- the LOC129962619 gene encoding UDP-N-acetylglucosamine transporter-like isoform X2, with product MENVMKKDGLPPPYEMPPSEAQYFEKLYFKAKHMMKYASLATLTLQNASLNLMMRYARMQKELFISSTAVVMAEILKLLICLFMVGFEEGNFWLLIGVLKKDILKQPIDTLKVAIPSFVYLLQNNLLYVGATHLDAATCQVTYQLKILTTALLSVLMLKKKLSVQQWISLVTLFAGVAIVQLAQLNAPTSGETNHEQKPFLGMVAIVVACCLSGFAGVYFEKILKSTDEISVWMRNIQLCIASIPLGFGTIYFMDRDEVSTKGFFYAYNSIVWVVILLQAGGGIVVALVVKYADNILKGFATSLAIILSCITSMYFLNFHLTGQFVVGAALVMGSVYLYSRPQNSAVAYKK from the exons atgGAAAACGTCATGAAAAAAGACGGACTTCCACCTCCATATGAAATGCCACCAAGTGAGGctcagtattttgaaaaactttatttta aGGCAAAACACATGATGAAATATGCATCATTGGCTACTCTTACATTGCAAAATGCTTCTTTGAATTTGATGATGCGGTATGCACGGATgcagaaagaattatttatatcaagCACGGCTGTTGTGATGGCAGAGATCCTGAAGCTTTTAATTTGCCTTTTCATGGTTGGATTTGAAGAAGGAAACTTTTGGTTGCTTATAGGTgtcttaaaaaaagatattcttaagCAACCCATTGACACATTAAAG gTTGCCATTCCATCATTTGTGTATTTGTTACAGAACAATCTTTTATATGTAGGTGCAACACATTTAGATGCTGCTACTTGCCAG GTGACATATCAACTTAAAATCCTAACCACAGCACTTCTTTCTGTTCTCATGTTAAAAAAGAAGTTAAGTGTACAGCAGTGGATTTCTCTTGTTACACTTTTTGCTGGTGTGGCCATTGTTCAGCTGGCTCAGCTGAATGCCCCTACTTCTGGTGAAACCAACCATGAACAAAAGCCATTCTTGGGAATGGTGGCTATTGTTGTTGCTTGCTGTCTGTCTGGATTTGCTggagtttattttgaaaagattctCAAGAGTACGGATGAAATCTCTGTGTGGATGAGGAATATTCAGTTATGTATTGCATCAATTCCTCTTGGTTTTGGGACCATCTACTTCATGGATAGGGATGAAGTATCAACGAAAGGTTTCTTCTATGCCTATAATTCAATTGTGTGGGTTGTCATTTTACTTCAAGCTGGAGGAGGCATTGTTGTGGCACTCGTTGTCAAATATGCTGATAATATTTTGAAGGGCTTTGCCACTTCTTTAGCCATTATCTTGTCTTGTATCACTTCCATgtactttttgaattttcatctAACGGGCCAATTTGTAGTTGGAGCTGCACTTGTTATGGGATCTGTGTATTTGTATAGTCGGCCACAAAATAGTGCTGTTGcttacaaaaaataa
- the LOC129962619 gene encoding UDP-N-acetylglucosamine transporter-like isoform X4 yields the protein MENVMKKDGLPPPYEMPPKAKHMMKYASLATLTLQNASLNLMMRYARMQKELFISSTAVVMAEILKLLICLFMVGFEEGNFWLLIGVLKKDILKQPIDTLKVAIPSFVYLLQNNLLYVGATHLDAATCQVTYQLKILTTALLSVLMLKKKLSVQQWISLVTLFAGVAIVQLAQLNAPTSGETNHEQKPFLGMVAIVVACCLSGFAGVYFEKILKSTDEISVWMRNIQLCIASIPLGFGTIYFMDRDEVSTKGFFYAYNSIVWVVILLQAGGGIVVALVVKYADNILKGFATSLAIILSCITSMYFLNFHLTGQFVVGAALVMGSVYLYSRPQNSAVAYKK from the exons atgGAAAACGTCATGAAAAAAGACGGACTTCCACCTCCATATGAAATGCCACCAA aGGCAAAACACATGATGAAATATGCATCATTGGCTACTCTTACATTGCAAAATGCTTCTTTGAATTTGATGATGCGGTATGCACGGATgcagaaagaattatttatatcaagCACGGCTGTTGTGATGGCAGAGATCCTGAAGCTTTTAATTTGCCTTTTCATGGTTGGATTTGAAGAAGGAAACTTTTGGTTGCTTATAGGTgtcttaaaaaaagatattcttaagCAACCCATTGACACATTAAAG gTTGCCATTCCATCATTTGTGTATTTGTTACAGAACAATCTTTTATATGTAGGTGCAACACATTTAGATGCTGCTACTTGCCAG GTGACATATCAACTTAAAATCCTAACCACAGCACTTCTTTCTGTTCTCATGTTAAAAAAGAAGTTAAGTGTACAGCAGTGGATTTCTCTTGTTACACTTTTTGCTGGTGTGGCCATTGTTCAGCTGGCTCAGCTGAATGCCCCTACTTCTGGTGAAACCAACCATGAACAAAAGCCATTCTTGGGAATGGTGGCTATTGTTGTTGCTTGCTGTCTGTCTGGATTTGCTggagtttattttgaaaagattctCAAGAGTACGGATGAAATCTCTGTGTGGATGAGGAATATTCAGTTATGTATTGCATCAATTCCTCTTGGTTTTGGGACCATCTACTTCATGGATAGGGATGAAGTATCAACGAAAGGTTTCTTCTATGCCTATAATTCAATTGTGTGGGTTGTCATTTTACTTCAAGCTGGAGGAGGCATTGTTGTGGCACTCGTTGTCAAATATGCTGATAATATTTTGAAGGGCTTTGCCACTTCTTTAGCCATTATCTTGTCTTGTATCACTTCCATgtactttttgaattttcatctAACGGGCCAATTTGTAGTTGGAGCTGCACTTGTTATGGGATCTGTGTATTTGTATAGTCGGCCACAAAATAGTGCTGTTGcttacaaaaaataa
- the LOC129962618 gene encoding dnaJ homolog subfamily C member 2-like yields MAPITGMFVEVFSPLQEFTKVKVEPVGKWFEQLQAVKANEYSLHVTSGNLAENEDEDDVSSEEDEHFEDNSDYLRKLDPKDWKNQDHYAVLGLKKKRYLAKESEIKKAYRKKVLVHHPDKRRGAGENVKDLDHDYFSCITKAYEILGNSTKRQSYDSVDPEFDDIVPPVNNYSKEHFFEEFGPIFESNARWSNKKPVPLLGNKNSTVEEVDAFYSFWYDFDSWREFSYLDEEEKEKGENREERKWIEKQNKIARQKRKKDEMARIRLLVDNAYACDPRILKFKEEEKQRKLAQKKAREEAARQKIEEDKRRRQEALEEEQRQKEKEEEEAKLKREKEKKEKEALKKQQKREKKLLQQICERNNYFASDDETKIAHLKEVDKLCNLLSLQKLQDLNTALQKEDDSNKKNVFLLEVESLKKQMELEKEQLIASAQRSSSSSEDKKASQKPWSPADLQLLVKGVNLFPAGTNNRWEVIVAFMEQHSTSNVKRTAKEVLAKAKELQKRSGGLREEINKNAYEALEKNQKQIPVAVKDQSAPTERFDVPEETPNAWTAEEQQLLEQALKTYPNNTPERWEKIAACIPGRDKKDCIKRYKDLVEMVKAKKAAQATVATKAKK; encoded by the exons CAAATGAATATAGTCTTCATGTAACTTCTGGAAATTTAGCAGAGAATGAAGATGAAGATGATGTATCATCTGAAGAAGATGAACATTTTGAAGATAACTcagattatttaagaaaattagatCCCAAAGATTGGAAG AATCAAGATCATTATGCTGTATTaggtttgaaaaagaaaagatacttagccaaagaaagtgaaattaaaaaagcat ATAGAAAGAAAGTTTTAGTCCATCATCCAGACAAACGGCGTGGTGCTGGAGAAAATGTCAAAGATTTAGACCATGATTATTTCTCATGCATCACTAAAG CTTATGAAATTCTTGGAAATTCTACTAAACGGCAGTCATATGATAGTGTAGATCCAGAATTTGATGACATTGTACCCCCTGTTAATAACTACTCTAAAGAGCACTTTTTTGAAGAGTTCGGACCCATCTTTGAATCAAATGCAAG ATGGTCTAATAAAAAACCTGTGCctcttttaggaaataaaaactcTACTGTTGAAGAAGTAGATGCTTTCTATAGTTTTTG GTATGATTTTGATTCATGGAGAGAATTTTCATACTTAGAtgaagaagaaaaagagaaaggggaaaa tcgagaagaaagaaaatggattgaaaaacaaaataaaatagcacGACAAAAGCGAAAGAAAGATGAAATGGCTAGAATAAGGCTATTGGTTG acaatgCTTATGCATGCGATCCCAGGATCTTGAAGTTTAAGGAAGAAGAAAAACAGAGGAAGTTGGCTCAGAAGAAAGCTAGGGAAGAAGCCGCTCGTCAGAAAATAGAAGAAGATAAACGa agAAGACAGGAAGCTTTGGAAGAAGAACAgagacagaaagaaaaagaagaggaGGAAGCCAAACTTAAG agagagaaggagaaaaaagaaaaagaggccCTTAAGAAGCAGCAAAagcgtgaaaaaaaattgttgcaacaGATCTGTGAACGAAATAATTACTTTGCTTCTGATGATGAGACaaaaattgcacatttaaaaGAAGTTGACAAATTATGCAATCTCTTATCATTGCAAAA ACTTCAAGATTTGAATACAGCTCTTCAGAAAGAAGATGATAGTAATAAGAAGAATGTATTCTTGCTAGAA gtggaatctttaaaaaagcaaatggAATTAGAGAAAGAACAACTTATTGCATCTGCACAACGATCTTCCTCAAGTAGTGAAGACAAAAAGGCTTCTCAGAAGCCTTGGTCCCCTGCTGATCTCCAGCTCTTAGTAAAAGGTGTCAATCTTTTTCCTGCCGGCACAAACAATAG GTGGGAAGTTATAGTGGCATTTATGGAACAGCATTCAACTTCAAATGTGAAAAGAACAGCTAAGGAAGTGCTTGCAAAAGCAAAAGAGTTGCAAAAACGAA GTGGTGGATTAAGAGAGGAAATCAACAAGAATGCTTATGAGGCTCTTGAAAAGAACCAGAAGCAAATCCCAGTGGCTGTCAAAGATCAGTCTGCTCCTACAGAAAGATTTGATG TTCCTGAAGAAACTCCTAATGCATGGACAGCAGAGGAGCAACAGCTTTTAGAACAGGCACTCAAGACCTATCCCAATAATACCCCTGAAAGGTGGGAAAAGATAGCAGCCTGTATCCCTGGAAGAGATAAGAAAGATTGCATCAAGAGGTACAAG gATTTGGTAGAAATGGTTAAGGCAAAGAAAGCTGCACAAGCAACAGTTGCAACTAAAGCTAAAAAATAA